The Candidatus Nomurabacteria bacterium genome has a segment encoding these proteins:
- the secD gene encoding protein translocase subunit SecD, translating to MKKHIIISLLVLVLSGFLGFLAFSGSRDYTFGLDLKGGSHLLYQADTSSIEGNQDIDDQLSVLRDLLEKRINVLGVKEPTVHVTKGINDENRIAIDLPGVTDIDEAIKAIGETPLLEFRLEKEGAFENLNVEDVDLENIDWDDYYERTELTGRYLKRSNLLFDSNNLNGYIVGLQFDSEGSELFYEITKDNIGKTLAIFLDGDIVSSPVIRDAISGGQAEISGNFTGEEAKELVSRLNAGALPIPIELVSTETIGPSLGSDAVDQGLFSGLLGILAITLFFVFYYRLPGAVASISLIIYTAIMMFIFKYMPVTLSAAGIAGFIISIGLAVDANVLIFERTKEELKKGSNPKDALEEGFKRAWTSIRDSNVSTIISTAILFWFGTSVIKGFALTFGIGVLVSMLTAITITRHFLLSFAMSEKLGSRFLKFSHKKN from the coding sequence ATGAAGAAACACATCATAATATCTTTGTTAGTGCTTGTTTTGTCGGGATTTCTCGGCTTTTTGGCTTTTTCAGGGAGTAGAGACTATACGTTTGGACTTGATCTCAAGGGTGGATCACACCTTCTTTATCAAGCTGACACTTCTTCGATAGAAGGGAATCAAGACATAGATGACCAACTTTCTGTATTGAGAGATTTGCTAGAAAAAAGAATCAACGTTCTTGGTGTCAAAGAACCAACTGTTCACGTAACAAAAGGTATAAATGATGAAAATAGAATAGCTATAGACTTGCCCGGTGTTACAGATATAGATGAAGCGATAAAGGCAATAGGAGAAACTCCTCTACTTGAGTTCCGACTAGAAAAAGAAGGAGCTTTTGAAAATCTAAATGTAGAAGATGTGGATCTAGAAAATATAGATTGGGATGACTACTATGAGAGAACTGAACTAACTGGGCGATACTTGAAGAGATCAAATCTACTTTTCGATAGCAATAATCTAAACGGATACATCGTTGGACTACAGTTTGATTCTGAAGGTAGTGAACTATTTTACGAAATCACAAAAGACAATATTGGCAAAACATTGGCTATTTTTCTAGATGGAGATATTGTATCTAGTCCTGTTATAAGAGATGCCATTTCTGGCGGACAAGCAGAAATATCTGGAAACTTTACTGGGGAAGAAGCAAAAGAACTTGTTTCTAGACTAAACGCTGGTGCGCTACCTATACCTATAGAACTTGTTTCTACAGAAACAATAGGTCCAAGCCTAGGAAGTGATGCAGTTGATCAAGGACTATTTTCAGGATTACTTGGAATACTCGCGATAACACTATTCTTCGTTTTCTACTACAGACTTCCTGGAGCAGTGGCTTCTATCTCGCTTATCATATATACAGCTATCATGATGTTTATATTTAAGTACATGCCAGTTACACTTTCAGCTGCTGGTATTGCCGGATTTATTATATCTATAGGTCTTGCAGTCGACGCCAATGTACTTATATTTGAAAGAACAAAAGAGGAGCTCAAGAAAGGATCCAATCCAAAGGATGCTCTAGAAGAAGGATTCAAGAGAGCATGGACATCTATAAGAGACTCAAACGTTTCAACTATAATCTCTACTGCAATTCTTTTCTGGTTCGGTACTTCTGTTATCAAGGGATTTGCTCTTACATTTGGAATAGGTGTGCTTGTATCTATGCTTACCGCTATAACTATCACAAGACACTTCCTACTTTCTTTCGCAATGAGTGAGAAGCTTGGTTCGAGATTCTTAAAATTTAGCCACAAGAAAAACTAG
- a CDS encoding phosphatase PAP2 family protein: MGNIENDIIINLQSVFSTDFSRAMAVFLARDLGTIIIVVTLLLLIRNIIRDFFATNFMGISIFSFDIKKFFFSLFGKKDINQILKEEGESLSSNLKKLRRDIEATYSIIFVSLFAWTSSLILKISFLRERPFVQNQNIEPIIDKIGSGSFPSGHAVFFFAMAFMMSKFYPKYSRFYFVLAILISLFRVVSGVHFVSDVVIGSIWGILIAKYTYHFIDKIFIAKRANKE; the protein is encoded by the coding sequence ATGGGAAACATAGAAAATGACATAATAATAAATCTCCAAAGTGTTTTTTCTACTGATTTTTCTCGTGCCATGGCTGTTTTTTTGGCGCGAGATTTAGGAACGATAATTATAGTTGTGACATTGTTGTTACTTATAAGGAACATAATACGAGACTTCTTTGCTACGAACTTCATGGGAATAAGTATTTTTTCTTTCGATATAAAAAAGTTTTTCTTTTCTTTGTTTGGAAAAAAGGATATAAATCAAATTCTTAAAGAAGAAGGAGAGTCTCTATCTTCTAACTTGAAAAAACTACGAAGAGATATAGAAGCAACATACTCTATTATATTTGTTTCACTTTTTGCATGGACAAGTTCGCTAATTCTCAAGATCTCTTTTCTAAGAGAAAGACCATTTGTCCAAAACCAAAACATAGAGCCAATTATAGATAAAATAGGTTCAGGATCTTTTCCTTCTGGACACGCTGTATTTTTCTTTGCTATGGCGTTTATGATGAGCAAATTTTATCCCAAGTATTCTAGATTTTATTTTGTACTAGCTATTTTGATCTCTTTGTTTAGGGTTGTCTCTGGGGTTCACTTTGTTTCAGACGTAGTAATTGGTTCTATTTGGGGTATTTTAATTGCAAAATATACTTATCATTTTATAGACAAAATCTTTATTGCAAAAAGGGCAAATAAGGAGTAA
- the rodA gene encoding rod shape-determining protein RodA yields the protein MTFRETKKNFDIYLFLSVIPIMVSSLSVLHSIRGEADFFGRQLMWVFLGLSIAFLVSLIDTRFLKRSGVVLTVYGIAMFLLVGVLIFGSTVKGSKSWFDFGFLSFQPSDLAKLALILILSKYFSRRHIEIKRLKHIFISLIYMAVPFGLIFLQPDFGSAMVLFFIWAGMALVAGISRKHLSILGGICLAAFIVMWFFVFQPYQKERLSTFINPLSDLQGAGYNTYQSIIAVGSGQFLGKGFGFGTQSRLEFLPEYETDFVFAAFSEEWGFVGVMVLLFFFFLLLWRIINTAEKGETNFEILFCSGVAILFFSHILVNIGMNLGVMPVTGIPLPFMSYGGSHILVESILLGIVLAMGRYKRPSHRSEISQEIEGIV from the coding sequence ATGACATTTAGAGAAACTAAGAAAAATTTTGATATATACCTTTTTTTGTCTGTTATTCCGATAATGGTTTCTAGTCTTTCCGTTCTTCACTCCATAAGAGGGGAGGCAGATTTTTTCGGAAGACAACTTATGTGGGTTTTTCTAGGACTATCTATTGCGTTCCTTGTGTCACTTATCGATACGCGTTTCTTGAAAAGATCTGGAGTTGTTTTGACTGTATATGGAATCGCTATGTTTCTTCTTGTGGGAGTTTTGATTTTCGGTTCAACAGTAAAGGGGTCAAAGAGCTGGTTTGATTTTGGATTTTTATCTTTTCAGCCATCTGACTTGGCGAAACTTGCACTTATACTCATACTCTCTAAGTATTTTTCTAGAAGACACATAGAAATAAAGAGACTAAAACATATATTTATCTCTCTTATATATATGGCAGTTCCGTTTGGACTTATATTCCTTCAGCCTGATTTCGGTTCTGCTATGGTACTGTTTTTCATCTGGGCTGGTATGGCACTAGTCGCTGGTATATCAAGAAAACACCTTTCTATACTTGGCGGAATTTGTCTCGCAGCATTTATAGTTATGTGGTTTTTTGTTTTTCAACCATATCAAAAAGAAAGGCTTTCTACTTTTATAAACCCTCTATCTGATCTTCAGGGTGCAGGTTATAACACATACCAATCTATAATCGCAGTCGGTTCGGGTCAGTTTTTGGGTAAAGGTTTTGGTTTCGGTACACAGTCTAGACTAGAGTTTTTGCCAGAATACGAAACAGACTTTGTTTTTGCGGCATTTTCGGAAGAGTGGGGTTTTGTTGGGGTAATGGTTTTGCTTTTCTTCTTTTTCCTTTTGTTGTGGCGGATCATAAATACGGCAGAAAAAGGGGAGACGAATTTTGAGATACTTTTCTGTAGTGGTGTCGCCATACTTTTCTTCTCACACATTTTGGTAAACATAGGTATGAACCTCGGAGTTATGCCTGTAACGGGAATTCCACTGCCTTTTATGAGTTACGGTGGATCACATATTTTGGTTGAATCTATTTTACTTGGTATAGTTTTGGCTATGGGGCGATACAAGAGACCCTCTCATCGTTCAGAAATCTCACAAGAAATTGAGGGTATAGTTTAA